The Geitlerinema sp. PCC 9228 genome has a segment encoding these proteins:
- a CDS encoding CHAT domain-containing protein → TQNNLANAYSDRIRGERAENLEQAIAAFEAALQVRTRSAFPQDWAMTQNNLANAYRYRIRGERAENLEQAIAAYQAALEIHQPDTFPADCRSTAYNLGNLYTEDRRWEEASTSYRLALEATENLYRRSFSLKGKEAELATVQDLPRHAAYALARASRLSEAVLTVEQGRARQTSETIARERTNLEQVQTLAPELYHSYQQAATQLRQLEDQNRIASLHQTSNSPNVTPETNRQQILQARQKLDEAIESIRSLPGYENFLAAPTLDDISRSLQSHESLVYLIAVDEGSLALLVSTSSTNTEPTIEPIWLDAFQLADLRMLLLGEEEKKELAGWFGAYNNRKDNQQKWWEELDRVTGQLWLPVMQPILHRLKELEMQKAILIPTGAFGLLPLHAAWTEDTTQPSGRRYALDELCLTYAPNARTLASARETVAKTLPDSILAVSNPNKDLPNSELEVREAVTSFANHQVFPHEQATREAVKSVLSDYTVYHFSCHGYANFAEPLNSGLSMAGNEFLTLNDLFALRLPGARLAVLSACETGLPGGRVIDEAVSLPTGMLQAGIAGVVASLWAVLERETTMLMIRFYELWRCQNLDPPEALRQAQQWMRDTTNQEKIDYFQSCCSESATTGITPETARSLYRSIRFTPPQNRDFAHPFYWAAFGYTGI, encoded by the coding sequence GGACGCAAAATAACTTAGCAAATGCCTACAGCGATCGCATCCGGGGAGAGCGCGCCGAGAACCTGGAGCAAGCCATTGCTGCCTTCGAAGCTGCTTTACAAGTGCGTACCCGCAGTGCCTTTCCCCAAGATTGGGCAATGACGCAAAATAACTTAGCAAATGCCTACCGCTATCGCATCCGGGGAGAGCGCGCCGAGAACCTGGAGCAAGCCATTGCTGCCTACCAAGCTGCTTTAGAAATTCACCAACCGGATACGTTTCCTGCTGACTGTCGCTCGACAGCCTATAATTTAGGTAACCTCTACACTGAGGATCGGCGTTGGGAAGAAGCCAGCACTTCCTACCGACTGGCGCTAGAAGCTACGGAAAACCTCTATCGACGTTCTTTTTCCCTGAAGGGCAAGGAAGCAGAGCTAGCAACGGTACAAGACCTTCCCCGACATGCTGCCTATGCCCTAGCCCGTGCCAGTCGCTTATCAGAAGCTGTCTTGACTGTAGAGCAAGGGCGGGCGCGCCAAACCAGCGAAACAATCGCCCGCGAGCGAACCAATTTAGAACAAGTTCAAACGCTAGCGCCAGAACTCTACCATAGCTACCAGCAAGCAGCCACTCAGTTGCGCCAATTGGAAGACCAAAACCGCATCGCTAGCTTGCACCAGACAAGCAATTCCCCGAACGTCACACCCGAAACCAATCGCCAACAGATTTTGCAAGCCCGACAAAAGCTAGATGAAGCCATTGAAAGCATTCGCTCCCTTCCCGGCTACGAAAACTTTCTGGCTGCACCCACCCTGGATGACATTTCGCGATCTTTGCAATCGCACGAATCTCTCGTCTATCTCATCGCAGTTGATGAAGGAAGTCTGGCTCTCCTTGTCAGCACTTCTTCTACAAACACCGAACCAACCATCGAACCCATTTGGTTGGATGCTTTCCAGCTAGCGGACTTGAGAATGCTCTTGTTGGGTGAGGAAGAAAAAAAAGAACTAGCAGGATGGTTTGGTGCCTACAATAACCGTAAAGATAACCAGCAAAAGTGGTGGGAGGAACTCGATCGCGTTACCGGTCAATTGTGGTTGCCAGTCATGCAACCCATTCTCCATCGTCTGAAAGAACTAGAAATGCAAAAAGCAATCCTAATTCCCACAGGTGCATTCGGATTGTTGCCCCTCCATGCTGCTTGGACGGAAGATACGACCCAACCCAGCGGTCGGCGCTATGCTTTGGATGAACTCTGCCTCACTTACGCTCCCAATGCCCGTACGCTCGCCTCAGCCAGAGAAACAGTCGCCAAAACCCTACCGGATTCCATCTTAGCAGTCAGCAATCCAAACAAAGATTTACCCAATTCGGAGCTAGAAGTTCGAGAAGCAGTAACTTCCTTTGCCAACCATCAAGTTTTTCCACACGAACAGGCAACCCGAGAAGCTGTCAAGAGCGTACTCTCAGACTACACTGTCTACCATTTTTCCTGTCACGGTTATGCTAACTTTGCAGAACCCCTCAATAGTGGCTTATCGATGGCAGGGAACGAATTTTTGACCCTCAACGATTTGTTTGCACTGCGCTTGCCAGGGGCACGTTTGGCAGTACTCTCGGCTTGCGAAACAGGGTTACCGGGGGGACGGGTTATCGATGAAGCAGTCAGCCTACCCACGGGAATGCTGCAAGCTGGGATTGCTGGTGTGGTCGCTTCTCTTTGGGCAGTTCTCGAACGAGAGACAACCATGCTCATGATACGATTTTACGAACTCTGGCGCTGCCAAAACCTCGATCCGCCCGAAGCCCTGCGGCAAGCACAGCAGTGGATGCGAGACACCACCAATCAAGAAAAAATCGATTATTTCCAAAGTTGTTGTTCCGAGTCTGCCACCACTGGCATAACCCCGGAAACAGCAAGATCTCTTTACCGGTCCATTCGTTTTACCCCTCCCCAAAATCGCGATTTCGCCCATCCCTTTTATTGGGCAGCATTTGGTTACACTGGCATTTAA